A genomic window from Rattus norvegicus strain BN/NHsdMcwi chromosome 9, GRCr8, whole genome shotgun sequence includes:
- the Vwc2l gene encoding von Willebrand factor C domain-containing protein 2-like isoform 2 precursor (isoform 2 precursor is encoded by transcript variant 2) translates to MALHIHEACILLLVIPGLVTPAAISHEDYPADEGDQASSNDNLIFDDYRGKGCVDDSGFVYKLGERFFPGHSNCPCVCALDGPVCDQPECPKIHPKCTKVEHNGCCPECKEVKNFCEYHGKNYKILEEFKVQTALQELQ, encoded by the coding sequence ATGGCTCTTCATATTCATGAAGCTTGCATACTTCTATTGGTCATCCCTGGATTGGTCACCCCTGCTGCCATCAGTCACGAAGACTATCCTGCTGATGAAGGTGACCAGGCTTCCAGTAATGACAATCTGATCTTTGATGACTATCGAGGGAAAGGGTGTGTGGATGACAGCGGCTTTGTTTACAAGTTGGGAGAACGGTTTTTCCCAGGGCATTCCAactgtccgtgtgtctgtgcccTAGATGGACCTGTCTGTGACCAGCCGGAATGCCCTAAAATTCATCCGAAATGTACAAAAGTGGAACACAATGGATGCTGTCCTGAATGTAAAGAAGTGAAAAACTTTTGTGAATATCATGGGAAAAATTACAAAATCTTGGAGGAATTTAAG